The nucleotide window GATGTGGTCATACGCATTCGCGGTGGCACTCCCGCCCAACAGGTCGGCAAAGGCGTCGAACGCCGCTATCTCGACGGTGCAGCCACCGGAAAACTGCTCCTCCATGCTGCGAATTGCCGCATCGGGCAACACGCCTCGATAAGGGCTGACCATACGCTCGCGGTAGGCGGCCGCTGCGAGTTCCGGGTCGATGTTCAGCGCGTGGAGGTTTGGAACCTTGGCGATTGGTGTCGGCCGCCCGGAAAGTTGAGTCTCAAGCACCTCATCGAGATTGGATGCCGGGTCGGTGCTGACGAGCAACACAGTCTTTCCCTTTTCAGCCAACTGCAGCGCCGTTGCGCAGGCGAGCGACGTCTTACCGACGCCGCCCTTGCCGGTAAAAAAGAGGTGGCGAGTTGTAACGGCAGGAAGTGTCATATCGGTGCGCCGGTTAACATTCGCCGGGCTTGCAACTGCAGGCCCCCGCTTTGATGTGCGGCTTGTCGGCGGCGGAAATCTTGAGCCCAAGTTTCTGAATCAGTTGGGCACGTGACGGATACACCCCGACGGAGATAATCCGGCCATCCACCGTTGCGATGGGCAGACGGTCCATACCCGCATGCAGCTCGCGGACCACTTCCGGATTGGCCGCAAAGGCTGCTGCATCGTGTCCCAAGCCGTGCCGAACGACTTCGACACCATGTTCAGCAAGCCACCGAACATCAGCGCTGAACTGAACAAGCGTCGGGTCCACATCGACGCCGCAGACACCGGTCGCGCAGCACATGGCCGGTTCAAACACTTCAAGTTTGCTCATCGTCGCTCCTACGAAATCTGCCGACCCGGCTGCAGCCGTGTTCACTCCGTCATGCTCGTCCCTCTCAAGGACAAGTCATTGACCTCGGTCAAGTCACAGACGATGGAACGGCATTTCCCCGCATGGAGAATCAAATCACTTGCCCATCGACCGCAGCCGCGTCGTTGACAAGCGTCAAGGGAACGCCGGTGCTGACATGTAGGCGAATCTCCCGGGACAGGACGATCAGCCATCTGAT belongs to Paraburkholderia aromaticivorans and includes:
- the arsD gene encoding arsenite efflux transporter metallochaperone ArsD, yielding MSKLEVFEPAMCCATGVCGVDVDPTLVQFSADVRWLAEHGVEVVRHGLGHDAAAFAANPEVVRELHAGMDRLPIATVDGRIISVGVYPSRAQLIQKLGLKISAADKPHIKAGACSCKPGEC